In one window of Maribacter sp. BPC-D8 DNA:
- a CDS encoding SMP-30/gluconolactonase/LRE family protein, with protein MKIKPITFIITLVFAFVCQAQSEIAFPIEVGMKPESITKGFHDNYYVTVMNAKEPGDGELIEISKNGVKVFAKGFDEPKGIVYLNGYLYFSDITRIWRVDREGKASIFVDQADFPETALYLNDVSLDGKGNGMYVADMGATQYMRDSNNDLWPLDSEEAKNVPELGRIYHVDLDGRITIKQDTSPLMLNPNGVGVDNDGNIMVAAFFNGNFLVTKNGVLSPLKGQFRGADAVEQDSKGNYYVSSWVSGKVWKIDPETEVSTVLIEGLKSAADFYLEEDKDRLLVPDMMAGIIYAVPLKN; from the coding sequence GTATGAAACCTGAGAGTATCACAAAAGGTTTCCACGATAATTATTACGTAACTGTAATGAACGCAAAAGAACCAGGAGATGGTGAATTGATAGAAATATCTAAAAACGGCGTCAAGGTTTTTGCCAAGGGTTTTGATGAGCCTAAGGGAATCGTTTACTTAAATGGGTATCTGTATTTCTCTGATATTACACGAATATGGCGCGTTGATAGAGAAGGAAAAGCAAGCATTTTTGTAGATCAAGCCGACTTTCCGGAAACTGCACTCTATCTAAACGATGTTTCATTAGATGGTAAAGGAAACGGAATGTACGTAGCCGATATGGGTGCTACCCAATACATGCGTGATTCTAATAATGATTTATGGCCATTAGACAGTGAAGAAGCAAAAAATGTTCCTGAATTAGGGCGTATTTATCATGTAGATTTAGATGGGCGCATCACCATAAAACAAGATACTTCACCACTTATGTTAAACCCCAATGGCGTAGGTGTTGACAATGATGGAAATATTATGGTAGCAGCTTTTTTTAATGGTAATTTTTTGGTTACTAAAAATGGTGTACTTAGTCCGCTTAAAGGTCAATTTAGAGGAGCTGACGCCGTAGAACAAGATAGTAAGGGTAATTATTATGTAAGCAGTTGGGTCTCTGGAAAAGTTTGGAAAATAGACCCTGAAACAGAAGTGTCAACCGTACTTATTGAAGGACTAAAATCTGCCGCAGATTTCTATCTTGAAGAAGATAAAGACAGATTATTGGTGCCCGATATGATGGCAGGTATAATATATGCGGTACCACTTAAAAACTAG
- a CDS encoding sugar phosphate isomerase/epimerase family protein, protein MIRNFSIQKLTNRITLLLILIGTNSVFSQIPISKQADRLQQYLGFWVSSIDYKTDSVANVPLIKMNNYPKIDNTAMSVDVFQKEGDIYKHTLTELIGHDTKTDSIFALGKSAQGDMFLGKGGFKSATEWIMKDRDFTDKETMTVTFDFKNQTDVLLKGVNPQNEILWQTRYIKKNPKNKNIGIQLVSVHEQMQKNPKETLKYLDRMGYSYIETFVYKDHSFYGLSPLDFKKLVEDNDLKFTGSMTFYDLPSNDNKAWKKAMQWWQECIEDHKQAGVEYLTISNNQIKEINTLAELKEYSEYYNAIGKLCKERGIRFAYHNHSDEFKIIENKVIYDYLLENTDPEYVSFQADLYWMHFSNVDPIDYFKRHENRFISWHVKDYKELGQSGKMDFELYFKYAKTAGLKYTVAEVEAFNYPVWYSINSAWNYLYFNIL, encoded by the coding sequence ATGATTCGCAATTTTAGTATTCAAAAGTTAACAAATAGAATCACATTACTGCTGATTTTAATAGGTACAAATTCTGTTTTCTCACAAATACCTATTTCAAAACAGGCAGATAGATTGCAGCAGTATTTAGGTTTTTGGGTCAGTTCAATTGATTATAAAACGGATAGTGTTGCCAACGTGCCTTTAATAAAAATGAACAACTACCCTAAAATAGACAATACCGCAATGTCTGTTGATGTATTTCAAAAGGAAGGAGATATCTACAAACATACCTTGACAGAGCTTATTGGGCACGACACCAAAACCGATTCTATTTTTGCATTAGGTAAAAGTGCACAAGGTGATATGTTTCTTGGTAAAGGAGGGTTTAAGAGCGCAACTGAATGGATAATGAAAGACCGTGACTTTACCGATAAAGAGACCATGACGGTTACTTTTGATTTTAAGAATCAAACTGATGTTCTTTTAAAGGGAGTTAACCCGCAGAACGAAATTCTTTGGCAAACCCGTTATATCAAGAAAAATCCAAAGAACAAGAATATTGGTATTCAATTGGTTTCGGTACATGAACAAATGCAGAAAAACCCTAAAGAGACCTTAAAGTATCTTGATAGAATGGGCTATAGTTATATTGAAACCTTTGTTTATAAAGACCACTCTTTTTATGGATTATCTCCATTAGATTTTAAGAAACTAGTAGAGGATAACGACTTGAAATTTACAGGGTCCATGACGTTCTACGACCTTCCTTCTAATGACAATAAAGCATGGAAAAAAGCGATGCAGTGGTGGCAAGAATGTATAGAAGACCACAAGCAAGCAGGTGTCGAATACCTTACCATATCTAACAATCAAATTAAAGAAATAAATACCCTTGCCGAACTCAAAGAGTATTCAGAGTACTACAATGCTATTGGAAAACTTTGTAAAGAAAGAGGAATTAGGTTTGCCTACCACAATCACTCCGATGAATTTAAGATCATAGAAAACAAGGTTATTTATGACTACCTCTTAGAAAATACCGATCCGGAATACGTGAGTTTTCAAGCTGATCTTTATTGGATGCATTTTTCTAACGTTGACCCAATCGATTATTTCAAGAGACATGAGAACCGTTTTATAAGCTGGCATGTAAAAGATTACAAAGAACTAGGGCAGAGTGGTAAAATGGACTTTGAACTATACTTTAAATACGCGAAAACCGCCGGTCTTAAATATACGGTAGCAGAAGTTGAAGCTTTTAATTACCCAGTATGGTATAGCATCAATTCTGCATGGAACTATTTATACTTTAATATACTATAA
- a CDS encoding ThuA domain-containing protein, which translates to MKTRILQLSLFIIITFNQMAFAQDQFKVLLFTVQDTWHYECIPSAVDAFHKMAAEQQFKFDWTQNPEDLAEKLPSYDVVVFLNANTDNLNNEQLDVLKAHLHNGKGFVGVHSTSDSDIRNLWFDNLVGGVFKDHPQFQTAVLTNHDSNFPSNLHLPEKWLWSEEWYNFKSLKSEDITVLLSVDESTFDYQKGYDEIPLEGMGKNHPIAWYQLYDGGRSFYTTLGHKPEAFQDQRYLDHLFGGIYWAAKGEMKQ; encoded by the coding sequence ATGAAAACCAGAATTCTACAATTATCATTGTTTATCATTATAACTTTTAACCAAATGGCTTTTGCCCAAGATCAATTTAAGGTGTTGTTATTTACAGTACAAGACACCTGGCATTATGAGTGCATACCTAGTGCAGTAGATGCTTTCCATAAAATGGCAGCAGAACAACAGTTTAAATTCGATTGGACCCAAAACCCAGAAGACCTAGCCGAAAAATTACCATCTTACGATGTGGTTGTATTTTTAAATGCTAATACAGATAATTTAAACAATGAACAGCTTGATGTTTTAAAAGCGCACCTACACAATGGTAAAGGTTTTGTGGGAGTCCATTCCACATCTGATAGTGATATTAGAAACCTTTGGTTCGATAATCTAGTGGGCGGAGTTTTTAAGGATCATCCTCAATTTCAAACTGCTGTATTAACCAATCATGATTCTAATTTTCCATCAAACTTACACCTACCAGAAAAATGGTTGTGGAGTGAGGAGTGGTACAATTTTAAATCATTAAAATCTGAAGATATTACAGTACTTCTTTCGGTAGATGAAAGCACCTTTGATTACCAGAAAGGATATGATGAAATACCGCTAGAAGGTATGGGCAAAAATCATCCAATAGCGTGGTATCAATTATACGACGGTGGACGCTCATTTTATACAACACTTGGTCATAAACCAGAAGCTTTTCAAGATCAAAGGTATTTAGACCATTTATTCGGTGGAATCTATTGGGCTGCTAAAGGCGAAATGAAACAATAG
- a CDS encoding DUF4249 family protein, with translation MQNPIKFITLLFLCTIVSCTDVIDVDVQSDSTRLVVEASLDWEKGTTGNEQTITLRTSTPFFDTQSTDVIGAQVSVTNDVDGEVYLFTDQADGTYTTDTFNPQLQASYTLEIIYDGQTYTANDTMNPVADIIDVFQDTEDGFDDETIELHIVFNDFEAEGDNYFFKYERPQDLLPILESGDDEFINGNEVDWWFEINDDEDDDDEGNIKPLAPGDVVTINMHSISRPYYNYIDIVIDQLGGVGIFESTPVAIKGNCINTTNPDNYAHGYFRVTQKNTIIYTVE, from the coding sequence ATGCAAAATCCAATAAAATTTATAACACTTTTGTTTTTATGTACCATAGTTTCATGTACAGATGTAATTGATGTTGATGTGCAGAGCGATAGCACTCGTTTGGTAGTAGAAGCGTCTCTAGATTGGGAAAAAGGTACTACCGGTAATGAACAAACCATTACGCTACGTACTTCTACACCATTTTTCGATACCCAAAGTACCGATGTCATTGGGGCACAGGTATCGGTTACCAATGATGTTGATGGAGAAGTTTATCTCTTTACAGACCAAGCTGATGGTACATATACTACCGATACATTCAATCCGCAATTACAGGCTAGTTATACTTTAGAAATTATTTATGACGGACAAACATATACTGCAAATGACACCATGAATCCGGTGGCAGATATTATAGATGTATTTCAAGATACGGAAGATGGATTCGATGATGAAACCATTGAATTGCATATTGTTTTTAATGATTTTGAGGCGGAAGGTGATAACTATTTTTTTAAGTATGAAAGACCACAAGATCTTTTACCAATACTAGAATCAGGTGATGATGAATTTATAAACGGTAACGAGGTAGATTGGTGGTTCGAGATAAATGACGATGAGGATGATGATGATGAAGGCAATATAAAACCATTAGCCCCAGGTGATGTGGTAACCATAAACATGCACAGTATTTCTAGACCATATTACAATTATATTGATATTGTAATCGATCAACTTGGCGGTGTCGGTATTTTTGAGTCAACGCCCGTAGCAATAAAGGGTAATTGTATTAATACCACAAACCCCGATAATTACGCACATGGCTATTTTAGGGTAACACAGAAAAACACGATAATCTATACGGTAGAGTAG